In Legionella cardiaca, a genomic segment contains:
- the yacG gene encoding DNA gyrase inhibitor YacG — protein sequence MNNSQKIVCPTCGKQNTWHSENSFRPFCSDRCKLIDLGEWARETRKIPGSSIAPDLKVAISDRSDDSNENLF from the coding sequence ATGAATAACTCGCAAAAAATCGTTTGTCCCACTTGCGGAAAACAAAATACTTGGCACTCCGAAAACTCATTCAGGCCATTTTGCTCAGATCGGTGTAAGTTAATTGACTTAGGTGAATGGGCTCGCGAAACGCGAAAAATTCCGGGAAGCTCTATTGCTCCGGATCTTAAAGTTGCAATCAGTGATCGCTCTGACGATTCAAACGAAAATCTCTTCTGA
- a CDS encoding DUF1566 domain-containing protein, which translates to MNRISKLIYTLLIGAINFLFIPTVQAFHPVWTFEPLTETEFSIPATGSAIVQYTVTNHSSHFHTLYLARVAGINQVTTVGNCQSPLRLAHDESCTLTLQINARNLQGNIVGGPELCEQANPNLCYRPASENILKITVLPVPGNTTLTSSVTTLALQAGGVARVITVTNRGVDAAFNVTYTPSPALPSGTRILPASCGTILPGGRCVLVIIPGVNPSAAPGNVNPLPITLTIKGNNTNLLTPSINILTYGSVYQSGFLFDINDSTPNSGSIGGKVAALSDRSSPAIGVIWSSDGSGSTSPFAVSDNIPGIYENSIAPPCTGNSDGSCNTGVIVAYYSPPVTNPAVNLAFYAAGLCRSSTDGGYSNWYLPSICEMGYDTASAGSGCSSGIPVANNIESNLVNNNIGGFLGPYWSSTESTTIPLGDAAWVQLYNPGVGNLQGSDDKYEQRGVRCVRVVTP; encoded by the coding sequence ATGAACAGGATTTCAAAGTTAATCTATACGCTACTTATTGGAGCAATCAATTTTCTCTTCATCCCAACAGTACAGGCTTTTCATCCTGTATGGACCTTTGAGCCATTGACTGAGACAGAATTCTCAATACCAGCTACAGGTTCTGCAATTGTTCAGTATACAGTGACAAATCACTCATCTCATTTTCACACACTATATTTGGCTCGAGTGGCGGGTATTAATCAAGTAACGACAGTTGGAAATTGTCAGAGTCCACTCAGATTGGCTCATGATGAGAGTTGCACCTTGACTCTGCAAATTAATGCGCGGAATTTACAAGGTAATATTGTAGGAGGGCCTGAGCTCTGCGAGCAGGCTAATCCAAACTTATGTTATCGTCCTGCTTCTGAGAATATATTAAAAATTACGGTATTACCTGTTCCTGGTAATACAACGCTTACCAGCAGTGTAACGACATTAGCATTGCAAGCTGGCGGTGTGGCAAGAGTTATAACCGTTACTAATAGAGGTGTTGATGCGGCGTTCAATGTAACGTACACGCCCTCTCCCGCTTTGCCCTCTGGCACGCGCATTCTCCCTGCCAGTTGTGGCACTATTCTTCCCGGCGGTCGTTGTGTGTTGGTGATTATTCCCGGTGTTAATCCCAGTGCAGCGCCTGGTAATGTTAACCCGTTGCCGATAACGCTCACTATTAAAGGAAATAATACAAATTTATTAACACCCAGCATCAATATTCTTACTTATGGTAGTGTCTATCAATCAGGATTTTTATTTGATATTAACGACAGTACACCCAATAGTGGCAGCATTGGGGGGAAAGTTGCTGCATTAAGCGATCGGAGTTCGCCGGCAATTGGCGTTATCTGGAGTTCTGATGGAAGCGGATCGACCTCGCCTTTCGCAGTATCGGATAATATTCCTGGCATTTATGAAAATTCAATTGCGCCTCCTTGCACTGGAAATAGTGATGGTAGTTGTAACACAGGCGTAATTGTTGCCTATTATTCACCACCTGTTACGAATCCTGCAGTGAACTTGGCTTTTTATGCCGCTGGACTCTGTAGGAGTTCTACAGATGGAGGGTATAGTAATTGGTATTTACCATCAATTTGCGAAATGGGTTACGATACTGCCTCTGCCGGTAGTGGCTGCAGTTCGGGTATACCGGTTGCAAATAATATTGAGTCGAATTTGGTTAATAACAATATTGGTGGCTTTTTGGGGCCTTACTGGAGTTCGACCGAAAGCACAACAATTCCTCTTGGGGACGCTGCATGGGTTCAATTGTATAATCCAGGAGTGGGAAACCTTCAAGGGTCGGATGACAAATATGAACAGCGCGGTGTACGCTGTGTACGAGTAGTTACTCCTTAA
- a CDS encoding MerR family transcriptional regulator, with amino-acid sequence MPYTVKKLAKISGISPRTLRFYDEIGLLKPAYYGDNHYRYYEEEQLLMLQQILFFRELGLPLSEIQRIISSHDFDKLEALNTHKIVLQKSLEKTETLLKTIDKTIAHIKGKIMMRDTEMYDGFDAVKQQEYESYLLNKGTITQQQINESWQRARNWKKSDWETFQQEGDRLNKEFAKVLRNQLKPDAAEVQVLVRQHYLWVTNFWTPTKTSYLGLGKMYLEHPDFREFYNTYHPNLVEFLVEAMQFFANHKLT; translated from the coding sequence ATGCCATACACGGTAAAAAAATTAGCTAAAATTTCTGGTATCAGCCCGAGAACGCTTCGTTTTTATGATGAGATTGGATTATTAAAGCCTGCTTACTATGGTGATAATCACTATCGTTATTACGAAGAAGAGCAACTTCTGATGTTGCAGCAAATTTTATTTTTCCGTGAGCTTGGTTTACCTCTGAGTGAAATACAGAGGATTATTAGTAGTCATGATTTCGATAAACTCGAAGCTTTAAATACTCACAAAATTGTCCTCCAAAAAAGTCTTGAGAAAACAGAAACACTTCTTAAGACAATTGATAAAACCATTGCACATATAAAAGGAAAAATCATGATGCGCGACACTGAAATGTATGACGGCTTTGATGCAGTTAAACAGCAAGAATATGAATCTTATTTACTAAACAAAGGAACAATAACCCAACAGCAAATTAATGAAAGTTGGCAGCGAGCACGTAATTGGAAGAAAAGTGATTGGGAAACTTTTCAACAGGAAGGGGATAGACTCAATAAAGAATTTGCTAAAGTACTCAGAAATCAATTGAAGCCTGATGCCGCGGAGGTACAAGTCCTCGTACGTCAGCATTATTTATGGGTAACTAACTTTTGGACTCCTACGAAAACCAGCTATCTCGGATTAGGGAAAATGTATCTTGAACATCCTGATTTTAGAGAGTTTTATAATACCTACCATCCCAATTTAGTAGAATTTCTCGTAGAAGCAATGCAATTTTTTGCGAATCATAAACTTACATAA
- a CDS encoding SDR family NAD(P)-dependent oxidoreductase, with amino-acid sequence MQSITNKIILITGASSGIGEACARLFAANGAKIILAARRKERVECLAQELSDLYRTACLPLQLDVRNKEDVKTVIGSLPADWQAIDVLINNAGLALSSDPIQIGSLENWDTMIDTNVKGLLYVSRSVLPGMIQRAQGHVINIGSIAGQECYPAGNVYCATKHAVRAITKSMRLDLLGSPIRVTEIAPGAVETEFSEVRWADKQKAKAFYQDFNPLLAADIADAAYFCVTRPAHVDVAEMTIMPTVQASANHIHRGGK; translated from the coding sequence ATGCAGTCCATAACGAATAAAATAATTTTAATAACAGGAGCATCCAGTGGAATTGGTGAAGCCTGTGCTCGTCTTTTTGCGGCCAATGGTGCCAAAATTATCCTTGCTGCGCGCAGAAAAGAACGCGTTGAGTGCCTTGCACAAGAGTTAAGTGATTTATATCGCACGGCATGTCTACCTCTACAGCTTGATGTTCGCAACAAGGAGGATGTGAAAACCGTTATTGGTTCTTTACCTGCTGACTGGCAAGCAATTGATGTACTAATTAACAATGCTGGACTTGCTTTATCGAGCGATCCTATTCAGATAGGTTCTCTTGAAAATTGGGATACCATGATCGATACCAATGTGAAAGGACTGCTTTATGTAAGTCGTAGCGTATTACCAGGGATGATACAGCGTGCTCAAGGGCATGTTATCAATATAGGCTCCATAGCTGGTCAAGAATGCTACCCTGCGGGAAATGTTTATTGTGCGACGAAGCATGCGGTGAGAGCCATTACAAAATCAATGCGTCTGGATTTACTGGGCAGCCCTATTCGCGTGACGGAAATTGCTCCGGGTGCGGTGGAAACAGAGTTTAGTGAGGTACGATGGGCTGATAAGCAGAAAGCAAAGGCATTTTATCAAGATTTCAATCCTTTGTTAGCAGCAGATATTGCCGATGCAGCATATTTCTGTGTAACCAGACCCGCTCATGTTGATGTCGCAGAAATGACAATCATGCCTACAGTGCAAGCCTCAGCAAATCATATTCACCGAGGTGGTAAATGA
- a CDS encoding helix-turn-helix transcriptional regulator, with the protein MNLYNAQELINYTGFVNQTCKNLFNATGINHFSYVEVNKQGQFFWLGSDSDYLEKCINQDLVAIAPVSILKTYPKAGFYLIDLYQEEYKQFSLPVFQLLNHFDYGHSFRILEITPEHSVKLYSFDAPLEKHEINHIYINNLELLKKFNNYFEDKIAGIRGEIYLNQIKNLDYPEFENLFNASLNESNPVKALPTDFYSQDARIQITPREKEILFWYIKGKTSDETASLLNVSRRTIERHFENLREKFGCFSKNQIALKVMNMF; encoded by the coding sequence ATGAATCTTTATAATGCTCAGGAATTAATAAACTATACTGGTTTTGTTAATCAAACCTGCAAAAATCTTTTTAATGCGACTGGAATTAATCATTTCAGTTATGTAGAAGTCAATAAACAAGGCCAATTTTTTTGGTTAGGCAGTGATAGTGATTATTTAGAAAAGTGTATTAATCAAGATCTCGTTGCTATTGCGCCTGTAAGCATTTTGAAAACCTATCCAAAAGCAGGTTTTTATTTAATTGATCTTTATCAGGAAGAATATAAGCAATTCAGTTTACCTGTATTCCAACTGCTTAATCATTTTGATTATGGGCATTCCTTTAGAATCTTAGAGATTACTCCGGAGCATTCTGTAAAATTATATTCATTCGATGCACCATTAGAAAAACATGAGATAAATCATATCTATATAAATAATCTAGAATTATTAAAAAAATTTAATAACTATTTTGAAGATAAAATTGCTGGCATACGCGGTGAAATATATCTAAATCAAATTAAAAATTTAGATTATCCAGAGTTTGAAAATTTATTTAATGCCTCATTAAATGAAAGTAATCCGGTCAAAGCGCTCCCTACTGATTTTTACTCACAGGATGCGAGAATACAAATTACTCCTCGTGAAAAAGAGATATTATTTTGGTATATCAAAGGAAAAACGTCTGATGAAACTGCAAGCTTATTAAATGTTTCTAGACGTACAATAGAAAGACATTTCGAGAATTTACGTGAAAAGTTTGGTTGTTTTTCTAAAAACCAAATTGCGTTGAAAGTAATGAATATGTTTTAA
- the mutH gene encoding DNA mismatch repair endonuclease MutH, whose amino-acid sequence MSLLLPKKPLKNESELLERCNIIEGLSFLQLANLLQISIPQENLKRKGWTGLAIELALGTTAGTKSIPDFVHLGIELKTLPLNNSGAPSESTFVTSIPLLTIHQQQWLTSQCYAKLKRVLWIPIEGAREIPFEQRRIGRGFLWSPDKVDESILANDWQELTFMLSSGRLEEVNATIGRYLQVRPKAANAKSLCYGFDEEGNKILTLPRGFYLRSCFTKKILESASQNFL is encoded by the coding sequence ATGTCTCTGCTTTTGCCAAAAAAACCATTGAAGAATGAATCGGAGCTTCTAGAACGCTGCAACATCATTGAAGGCTTAAGTTTTTTACAGTTAGCTAACTTATTACAAATTAGCATTCCGCAAGAAAATTTAAAACGCAAAGGTTGGACCGGCCTTGCTATAGAGTTAGCCTTAGGTACAACAGCAGGAACAAAATCTATTCCCGATTTCGTCCATCTCGGTATAGAACTTAAAACATTGCCTCTTAATAACAGTGGAGCCCCATCAGAATCCACTTTTGTGACCAGCATTCCCTTGCTTACTATCCACCAGCAACAATGGCTAACTTCGCAATGTTACGCCAAATTAAAACGAGTTCTTTGGATACCCATAGAAGGCGCACGAGAAATTCCCTTTGAACAACGACGAATAGGGCGTGGATTTTTATGGTCTCCAGATAAAGTAGACGAATCAATACTTGCTAATGATTGGCAAGAATTAACCTTTATGTTAAGCAGTGGCCGTTTAGAAGAGGTGAATGCAACAATTGGTCGATATTTACAAGTAAGACCTAAAGCCGCAAATGCTAAATCGCTTTGCTATGGTTTCGATGAAGAGGGAAATAAAATTTTAACGCTTCCGCGAGGATTTTATTTGCGAAGCTGCTTTACAAAAAAGATATTAGAATCAGCTTCGCAAAATTTTCTTTAA
- a CDS encoding mechanosensitive ion channel domain-containing protein — protein MHPQRQNKQIKTSLLSVRYWFSFLLCLVTFWLPLQPVLAKTQNGATNKLIEYLAQEKIKLTLSINEIKLIAPPVDQNSYLKQRKENDAMIALNHAKVTSFESFLANQRQLQQDFSQRLKQLQQTSLSESMQISSQERISKINTLNDINKKTIDLINEDLALANRYQEALLLHKQQLDLWYSKSQMEEQLQKLRTQEDKYNESLGRLYENTIKLQQDIKTDSGFPSSYIAEARLLLNNQVINLTQYKIAELDLQKELVKADYLLLKDPNIRTLQKITETYKEAITQLSEMEQSLKKMVAMLTEEQTHLPNENLKQQFTALLRIVNARIEGIIIQQQTLQEDLENHQEELKKQLSVRQSLSEYRLDSWPVIIQQLAHVPTQLYNYLKSLTLKVKDNYLWQDFVPAALLWGLLGLIALSAYGLHKLLKKITRDKERSRLSGHLYDGALILLGRNIPHLTVIASVLVLLYLNHILFSNYQLLLNLFFVWLSFRVLILIARLVLLERVSDSSGTDVRLYYRLKWLLLTGGWTTALMVISHLLPLSMLLQDIFNRLFMLFLLAVSILVWKSREAITHLLDPVLQTKKRYFRNAVMLLVVLIPLTLFTTAVIGQIGYINLAWTMSRYEIQILLILTSYVVTRGLLIDVLDLLSEWMISSMNNGWLWIEVFLKPLDKILRIFLIIFSLFVLCQLFGWYSDSVVIASLIKFGEYPLVNLSGVYITPISIIEFLILLSVFFWAAKWTREFCYRWLYRDARDAGIRNSLSVFTQYAVILIGGFIALRVLGLDFSGMSMVIGGLAVGMGFGLRDFASNIVGGLMLLIERPVREGDLITLGNYEGRVSHIGIRSMRVSSWDNMEILIPNAETFNKPFTNWTHQDNIVRTVVPIKVSRADDPIMVQQIIMDVLAVIPEIVSDPPSQVFLKQIDDALIEFEIRYFINVQLHTRFEIRSKVLFAITAQFKAAGIKAPIPPISVELKESEHVSAFAKKTIEE, from the coding sequence TTGCACCCACAGCGACAAAATAAACAAATTAAAACCAGTCTTCTCTCTGTGAGATACTGGTTTTCCTTTCTGTTATGTCTGGTTACCTTTTGGCTACCATTACAGCCAGTGCTTGCCAAAACTCAAAATGGCGCTACTAATAAATTAATTGAATACCTTGCCCAGGAAAAAATTAAACTAACACTTTCTATTAATGAAATAAAATTAATTGCTCCGCCTGTTGATCAGAATAGCTATCTTAAGCAGAGAAAAGAAAATGACGCAATGATAGCTCTCAATCACGCCAAGGTGACAAGTTTTGAAAGCTTTTTAGCAAATCAAAGGCAGCTTCAACAAGATTTTTCCCAACGCCTGAAACAGTTGCAGCAAACTTCATTATCAGAGTCAATGCAAATAAGTTCACAAGAGCGAATTAGCAAAATTAACACACTGAATGATATCAACAAAAAAACGATTGATTTAATTAATGAAGATTTAGCCCTGGCAAATCGTTATCAAGAAGCTTTATTGCTGCATAAACAACAATTAGATTTGTGGTATTCCAAATCGCAAATGGAAGAGCAATTGCAAAAACTTCGGACTCAGGAAGACAAGTATAATGAATCACTTGGCCGCTTGTATGAAAACACAATCAAGTTACAACAGGACATTAAAACAGACAGTGGGTTTCCATCCAGTTACATCGCCGAAGCAAGATTATTACTTAATAATCAGGTTATCAATTTAACTCAATATAAAATAGCTGAGCTTGATCTGCAAAAAGAATTGGTTAAGGCAGATTACTTACTACTAAAAGATCCCAATATAAGAACCCTGCAAAAAATTACCGAAACGTATAAAGAGGCCATTACGCAATTATCAGAAATGGAGCAGTCTTTAAAGAAAATGGTCGCCATGCTAACTGAAGAGCAAACCCATTTACCAAATGAAAATTTAAAGCAACAATTTACTGCGCTATTGCGCATTGTGAATGCCAGGATAGAAGGCATTATTATTCAACAGCAAACTTTACAAGAAGATCTTGAAAATCATCAAGAAGAATTAAAAAAGCAATTATCTGTAAGGCAAAGTTTATCTGAGTATCGCCTAGATAGTTGGCCAGTTATCATTCAACAATTAGCTCATGTCCCAACGCAGCTATATAACTACCTAAAATCATTAACTTTGAAAGTTAAGGACAATTATTTATGGCAAGATTTTGTTCCCGCAGCCTTATTATGGGGATTACTTGGCCTTATTGCTTTGAGCGCCTACGGGTTGCATAAATTATTAAAAAAAATAACTCGCGATAAGGAACGTTCAAGATTATCAGGTCACCTCTATGACGGGGCTTTAATTTTGTTAGGTCGCAATATTCCTCATCTGACAGTAATCGCTTCTGTACTCGTTTTGCTGTATTTAAATCACATTCTTTTTTCTAATTATCAGTTGCTATTAAATTTATTTTTTGTCTGGCTTAGTTTCCGCGTATTAATTTTAATTGCTCGATTAGTATTACTAGAAAGAGTAAGTGATTCATCAGGAACTGATGTACGTTTGTATTATCGTCTTAAATGGCTTTTATTAACTGGTGGCTGGACAACTGCCTTGATGGTTATTAGTCATTTATTGCCTCTGTCGATGCTTCTTCAAGATATTTTTAATCGTTTATTCATGCTTTTCTTACTTGCCGTCTCTATCCTGGTGTGGAAAAGTAGAGAAGCCATTACTCATTTATTAGACCCTGTATTACAAACAAAGAAACGATATTTTCGTAATGCGGTAATGTTATTAGTTGTATTAATTCCATTAACTCTATTTACAACAGCGGTTATTGGCCAAATTGGTTATATTAATCTTGCCTGGACAATGAGTCGTTATGAAATTCAAATTTTACTTATTCTTACATCCTACGTGGTAACGCGAGGTTTACTGATTGATGTTTTAGACCTTCTATCGGAATGGATGATTTCTTCTATGAATAATGGTTGGTTATGGATTGAAGTATTTTTGAAACCTCTCGATAAAATTCTCCGTATTTTTCTGATTATTTTTAGTTTGTTTGTTTTATGCCAATTGTTTGGTTGGTATTCGGATTCAGTTGTTATTGCAAGCTTAATAAAATTTGGGGAATACCCTCTGGTTAATTTGTCAGGCGTTTATATTACACCCATTAGTATCATTGAGTTTCTAATTTTATTATCGGTCTTTTTCTGGGCAGCAAAATGGACCCGTGAATTTTGCTACCGCTGGCTCTATCGTGATGCACGAGATGCCGGTATTCGTAATAGCCTCTCAGTCTTTACCCAATACGCCGTAATTCTGATCGGAGGTTTTATTGCCTTACGCGTTCTAGGATTGGATTTCAGTGGTATGTCCATGGTCATTGGTGGTCTTGCCGTCGGTATGGGATTTGGTTTACGTGATTTTGCATCAAACATAGTCGGTGGTTTAATGCTACTCATTGAACGCCCCGTACGCGAGGGTGATTTAATTACGCTCGGGAATTACGAGGGACGGGTCTCTCATATCGGTATTCGTTCAATGAGAGTCTCTTCATGGGATAATATGGAAATCTTGATTCCCAATGCGGAAACATTTAATAAGCCATTTACCAATTGGACCCACCAGGATAATATCGTGCGTACCGTTGTGCCAATCAAAGTGAGTCGAGCCGATGACCCCATCATGGTTCAACAAATAATCATGGATGTATTAGCAGTTATTCCGGAAATTGTTTCGGATCCACCATCCCAAGTGTTTTTAAAGCAAATTGACGATGCCCTTATTGAGTTTGAAATTCGGTATTTTATTAATGTGCAATTGCATACTCGTTTTGAGATCCGCTCAAAGGTTTTATTTGCAATTACTGCACAGTTTAAGGCCGCAGGAATAAAAGCGCCTATTCCTCCCATTAGCGTGGAACTGAAAGAGAGTGAGCATGTCTCTGCTTTTGCCAAAAAAACCATTGAAGAATGA
- the aspS gene encoding aspartate--tRNA ligase: MRSHYCTSIQESMIGQSVSVCGWVHNRRDHGGVIFLDIRDRSGLVQVVYEPEFETIFAVAEKLRHEYVVRVTGTVRRRPEGMINDRMATGRIEVLGTELEILNQSKTPPFLPDEHQIVNEDLRYRYRYLDLRRSDMQHNLSLRHNLIRSIREYLNAQGFLDIETPMLTKATPEGARDYLVPSRVHPGQFYALPQSPQLFKQLLMMSGFDKYYQIVRCFRDEDLRADRQPEFTQLDIEMSFINESHIQHLIEGMLKKVFKEILQVELPEKLPKMTYAEAMRRFGSDKPDLRIPLELVDVDDLVRDCDFKVFSAAAKNPDGRVVALRLPNGCELSRKALDDYGSFVGIYGAKGLAYIKVNDLGQGMQGLQSPILKFLSEDCVKAILDRVNAQTGDVIFFGADHAQIVNESMGALRVKLGHDNNLVEQGWRLLWVVNWPMFEIDIKTNQLQSMHHPFTSPQELSVEALKENPTQTLAKAYDIVINGFEIGGGSIRIHQPKLQQTVFDLLGIGEQEANEKFGFLLDALEYGCPPHGGIALGIDRLAMLLTYSSSIRDVIAFPKTQSASCLLTNAPTAVGNAQLNELGIRLAPTATK, encoded by the coding sequence ATGAGATCACATTACTGCACAAGTATTCAGGAATCAATGATTGGACAATCAGTTAGTGTTTGCGGTTGGGTGCATAATCGTCGTGATCATGGTGGTGTCATTTTTTTAGATATTCGTGATCGTTCAGGGTTAGTTCAGGTTGTTTATGAACCTGAATTTGAAACAATATTTGCTGTTGCTGAAAAATTACGACATGAATATGTTGTTCGTGTTACAGGAACTGTACGTCGTCGCCCCGAAGGAATGATCAATGACAGAATGGCGACAGGGCGCATCGAAGTTCTTGGTACTGAATTGGAAATATTGAATCAGTCAAAAACGCCTCCATTTTTGCCAGACGAACATCAAATAGTAAATGAAGATCTACGTTACCGCTATCGATACTTAGATTTAAGACGTAGTGATATGCAACATAACTTATCGCTTCGTCATAATTTAATTCGCTCTATACGTGAATACCTCAATGCGCAAGGTTTCCTTGATATAGAAACGCCCATGCTTACCAAAGCAACGCCAGAAGGTGCAAGAGACTATCTCGTTCCATCACGTGTACATCCCGGTCAATTCTATGCTTTACCGCAATCACCTCAGCTTTTCAAACAATTATTAATGATGTCCGGATTTGATAAGTACTATCAAATTGTACGCTGTTTTAGAGATGAGGATTTACGTGCAGATAGACAGCCTGAATTTACGCAATTAGATATCGAAATGAGCTTCATTAATGAAAGCCATATCCAACATCTAATTGAAGGAATGCTAAAAAAAGTATTCAAAGAAATATTGCAAGTTGAGCTACCAGAGAAACTGCCCAAGATGACTTATGCAGAAGCAATGCGTCGTTTTGGTAGCGACAAACCTGATTTGCGTATTCCATTAGAACTTGTTGACGTAGACGATTTGGTAAGGGATTGTGACTTTAAAGTATTTTCAGCTGCTGCCAAGAATCCAGACGGAAGAGTTGTGGCCTTAAGATTACCAAATGGTTGTGAATTAAGCCGTAAAGCGCTTGATGATTATGGTTCCTTCGTTGGTATATACGGTGCTAAGGGATTAGCCTATATTAAAGTTAATGATCTGGGGCAGGGGATGCAGGGATTACAATCTCCCATCCTTAAGTTCCTTTCGGAAGATTGTGTAAAAGCTATTCTTGATCGTGTTAACGCACAAACAGGTGATGTGATTTTCTTTGGTGCAGACCATGCGCAAATCGTCAATGAATCTATGGGGGCCCTACGGGTAAAACTAGGGCATGATAATAATCTGGTTGAGCAAGGTTGGCGCTTATTATGGGTTGTTAATTGGCCTATGTTTGAGATTGATATCAAGACAAATCAATTACAATCGATGCATCACCCATTTACTTCGCCCCAAGAATTATCTGTAGAGGCTTTAAAGGAAAATCCAACCCAAACCTTGGCAAAAGCTTATGATATTGTTATTAATGGTTTTGAAATTGGTGGTGGCTCTATTCGTATCCATCAACCCAAATTACAACAAACCGTATTTGATTTATTAGGAATAGGTGAGCAGGAAGCCAATGAGAAATTTGGCTTCTTATTGGATGCACTGGAATATGGCTGTCCCCCGCATGGTGGTATAGCTTTAGGTATTGACCGGTTGGCAATGCTATTAACTTATTCCAGTTCAATTCGTGATGTCATTGCATTCCCTAAAACACAGTCAGCTTCTTGTCTTTTGACAAACGCACCCACGGCTGTTGGCAATGCACAACTTAATGAGTTAGGAATTCGTCTTGCACCCACAGCGACAAAATAA
- a CDS encoding DUF502 domain-containing protein, with the protein MKSKVFRRYLFAGLVVWLPIVVTFIVLRFIIEMLDKTMSLLPGSYHPDKVLGIHIPGLGVILSLVIILVTGIIATNYFGQRLVDFGEKILAKIPLVRSIYNAAKQVISALFATNSQAFRKVLLIEYPRKGIWSLAFLTGSTNGSLISQHTGEEMLSLFVPTTPNPTSGFLMMIPKRDAIEISMTVDEALKFIISLGVMQAPATATPELKNLII; encoded by the coding sequence TTGAAGTCTAAAGTTTTTCGCCGCTACCTTTTTGCAGGCTTGGTAGTTTGGTTACCAATCGTTGTGACTTTTATTGTTTTGCGTTTCATTATTGAAATGCTTGATAAAACAATGTCATTGCTTCCAGGTAGTTATCATCCTGATAAAGTATTAGGTATCCACATTCCAGGGCTGGGCGTTATTCTTTCTCTTGTAATCATTTTAGTGACAGGAATTATTGCAACCAATTATTTTGGGCAGCGTTTGGTTGATTTTGGTGAAAAAATACTGGCAAAAATTCCCTTGGTTCGCTCAATTTATAATGCTGCCAAACAGGTTATCAGTGCGCTATTTGCTACCAATAGCCAAGCGTTTCGAAAAGTATTATTAATAGAATATCCGCGAAAAGGCATTTGGAGTCTGGCTTTTCTGACTGGAAGCACTAATGGCTCACTGATTTCACAACATACGGGTGAAGAAATGCTTTCTCTCTTCGTACCCACGACACCGAATCCTACTTCAGGTTTTTTAATGATGATTCCTAAGCGGGATGCGATTGAAATATCCATGACAGTCGATGAAGCGTTAAAATTCATTATCTCTCTGGGAGTGATGCAGGCTCCGGCAACTGCAACTCCAGAATTAAAAAATTTAATTATATAA
- a CDS encoding FmdB family zinc ribbon protein, which translates to MPIYEYECKNCHHHFDLMQKISDAPAKQCPQCFQDTAVRLVSAAGFQLKGTGWYVTDFKNKGSKTETKSDSSTTAPENKPAESTATKSEKKGDKD; encoded by the coding sequence ATGCCAATTTACGAATACGAATGTAAAAATTGCCATCATCATTTCGATTTGATGCAAAAAATTAGTGACGCACCGGCGAAACAGTGTCCGCAATGTTTTCAAGATACCGCTGTGCGTTTGGTTTCTGCCGCCGGTTTTCAATTAAAAGGCACAGGTTGGTATGTAACTGATTTTAAAAATAAAGGTAGCAAAACAGAGACCAAATCAGATTCATCAACAACAGCACCGGAAAATAAACCGGCAGAATCTACCGCCACCAAAAGCGAGAAAAAAGGTGATAAAGATTGA